The Humulus lupulus chromosome 3, drHumLupu1.1, whole genome shotgun sequence genome window below encodes:
- the LOC133824951 gene encoding uncharacterized protein LOC133824951 gives MEVVHRAYWEVKKLNVDLFMAGLNRLLELIELDEFQNEAYENDNIYKAKSKAFHDKRIIRKDFQPGDKVLLFNSRLKLFLGKLKSRWSGPYTVVVSLPYGAVQIYSEKTVHFKVIGQRLKHYLKDRWKEENMNL, from the coding sequence ATGGAAGTTGTGCACCGAGCTTATTGGGAAGTAAAAAAGTTGAACGTTGATCTATTTATGGCAGGACTGAATAGGCTTCTGGAGTTGATTGAGCTTGATGAATTTcaaaatgaagcctatgagaatgaCAATATTTATAAAGCAAAGTCTAAGGCATTTCATGATAAAAGGATAATTAGGAAGGATTTCCAACCGGGAGACAAGGTGCTATTATTTAATTCTCGTTTGAAGCTTTTTCTGGGAAAATTAAAGTCGAGGTGGTCAGGACCATACACCGTTGTTGTCTCATTGCCTTATGGAGCTGTGCAAATTTATAGTGAGAAGACGGTACACTTTAAGGTGattggtcagagattgaagcacTATTTGAAGGACCGGTGGAAAGAAGAGAATATGAATCTATGA